The following coding sequences are from one Streptomyces dengpaensis window:
- a CDS encoding MerR family transcriptional regulator, with protein MRSSGDGTAGGAPGRGLGESGPYPLHGSAADHVPRRPTAVPGVGGAVSEEIGYRGPTACAAAGITYRQLDYWARTGLVEPSVRPAYGSGTQRLYSFRDVVVLKIVKRFLDTGVSLQNIRTTVQHLRERGFRDLERMTLMSDGATVYECTSPDDVHALLQGGQGVFGIAVGVVWRDVESALSQLHGERVDTGETLVGQHPTDELARRRNRAV; from the coding sequence GTGAGAAGCAGCGGCGACGGTACGGCTGGGGGTGCCCCCGGACGCGGTCTGGGGGAGAGCGGCCCGTACCCGCTTCACGGCAGCGCGGCCGATCACGTTCCGCGGCGGCCGACAGCGGTGCCGGGCGTGGGTGGGGCGGTTTCCGAAGAGATCGGCTATCGCGGTCCCACGGCGTGCGCGGCCGCGGGCATCACCTATCGGCAGCTGGACTACTGGGCGAGGACCGGTCTGGTCGAGCCGAGTGTGCGGCCCGCGTACGGGTCGGGGACGCAGCGCCTGTACAGCTTCCGGGACGTTGTGGTCTTGAAGATCGTCAAGCGGTTCCTCGACACCGGGGTGTCGCTGCAGAACATCCGCACCACGGTCCAGCACCTCAGGGAGCGCGGATTCCGGGACCTGGAGCGTATGACGCTGATGAGTGACGGCGCGACGGTCTACGAGTGCACGTCGCCCGACGACGTCCACGCGCTGCTGCAGGGCGGCCAGGGGGTCTTCGGGATCGCCGTGGGGGTGGTGTGGCGGGACGTCGAGAGCGCGCTCTCGCAGCTGCACGGAGAGCGTGTGGACACGGGCGAGACGCTCGTGGGACAACACCCGACGGACGAGCTGGCGCGGCGGCGCAACCGCGCGGTCTGA
- a CDS encoding DNA polymerase IV — MRTAPTILHLDMDAFFASAEQASKPSLRGKAVVVGGLGPRGVVATASYEARVFGVHSAMPMAQARRLAPNAAYLVPRFGLYREVSEQVMGLLRALSPLVEPLSLDEAFVDLEAGGAAWDESSARLTGAKLRADIRAGTGLTGSVGLAASKMLAKIASEQAKPDGLVLIQPGTERALLGPMSVRTLPGVGPATGDHLRRAGITTVEELAEAGEDELVRLLGKAHGHALYAMALAHDDRPVVAEREAKSVSVEDTYDVDIHDRVRVGLEVQRLADRCVHRLRGAGLSGRTIVLKVRRYDFSTLTRSETLRGPTDDPAVVREAAARLLEAVDTTGGVRLLGVGVSGLADYTQEDLFAQARAAAAEPAAQEHAAAEEVSEESVVEHVPPAERRWPAGHDVRHSEYGHGWVQGSGLGRVTVRFETPYSEPGRVRTFRTDDPALEPADPLPLVPRRPGSAEGVTAGVPERA; from the coding sequence GTGAGAACCGCGCCCACGATCCTGCATCTCGACATGGATGCCTTCTTCGCCTCGGCGGAGCAGGCGTCCAAGCCGAGTCTGCGCGGGAAGGCCGTCGTCGTGGGCGGGCTCGGACCACGCGGAGTCGTCGCCACCGCGTCGTACGAGGCACGCGTCTTCGGAGTGCACTCGGCGATGCCCATGGCCCAGGCACGCCGGCTGGCGCCGAACGCCGCGTATCTCGTGCCGCGCTTCGGGCTCTACCGGGAGGTCAGCGAGCAGGTGATGGGGCTACTGCGGGCCCTGTCGCCGCTGGTGGAGCCACTGAGCCTGGACGAGGCCTTCGTGGATCTGGAGGCGGGGGGAGCGGCCTGGGACGAGAGCTCGGCGCGGCTGACCGGGGCGAAGCTGCGCGCGGACATACGGGCCGGCACGGGCCTTACGGGGTCGGTGGGGCTTGCCGCCTCCAAGATGCTCGCGAAGATCGCCTCGGAGCAGGCCAAGCCCGACGGCCTGGTGCTGATACAGCCGGGGACCGAGCGCGCCCTGCTGGGACCGATGTCGGTGCGGACGTTGCCAGGCGTGGGACCCGCGACCGGGGACCATCTGCGGAGGGCCGGGATCACCACCGTCGAGGAGCTCGCCGAGGCGGGCGAGGACGAGCTCGTACGGCTGCTGGGGAAGGCCCACGGGCACGCGCTGTACGCGATGGCGCTGGCGCACGACGACCGTCCCGTGGTGGCCGAGCGGGAGGCCAAATCGGTGTCGGTCGAGGACACGTACGACGTGGACATCCACGACCGGGTGCGGGTCGGCCTGGAGGTGCAGCGGCTCGCCGACCGGTGCGTGCACCGGCTGCGCGGGGCCGGGCTGTCGGGGCGGACCATCGTCCTGAAGGTGCGCAGGTACGACTTCTCGACGCTGACCCGGTCCGAGACGCTGCGGGGGCCCACGGACGACCCCGCGGTCGTACGGGAGGCGGCCGCGCGGCTTCTGGAGGCGGTGGACACGACCGGTGGCGTACGACTGCTGGGGGTCGGCGTCTCGGGGCTGGCCGACTACACGCAGGAGGACCTCTTCGCACAGGCGCGGGCCGCTGCCGCGGAGCCCGCGGCGCAGGAGCACGCGGCGGCGGAGGAGGTGTCGGAGGAGTCCGTCGTGGAGCACGTGCCGCCCGCCGAGCGGCGGTGGCCTGCCGGGCACGACGTGCGGCACTCCGAGTACGGGCACGGGTGGGTGCAGGGCAGCGGCCTCGGCCGGGTCACGGTGCGGTTCGAGACGCCCTACTCCGAGCCCGGGCGGGTGCGTACATTCCGTACGGATGACCCGGCGTTGGAGCCGGCGGATCCGTTGCCGTTGGTGCCACGAAGACCGGGGAGTGCGGAGGGTGTGACCGCCGGCGTGCCTGAGAGGGCATGA
- a CDS encoding PRC-barrel domain-containing protein yields MQTDIDPRNLIGRKAFDRHGTKIGTIDEVYLDDATGVPEWAAIRTGLFSRDAFVPLEPSELVEGALRIPFDRSLIKDAPDFGVGRHLSPEQELQLYHHYGLDVTPPPPLPDRDFGHLAGTDDA; encoded by the coding sequence GTGCAGACCGACATCGATCCGCGCAACCTGATAGGCCGCAAGGCGTTCGACCGTCATGGCACCAAGATCGGCACGATCGACGAGGTCTACCTCGACGACGCGACCGGGGTCCCGGAGTGGGCGGCCATACGTACCGGCCTGTTCAGCAGGGACGCCTTCGTGCCCCTGGAGCCGAGCGAACTCGTCGAGGGCGCCCTGCGCATCCCCTTCGACCGTTCCCTGATCAAGGACGCCCCTGACTTCGGCGTCGGGCGCCACCTCTCCCCCGAGCAGGAACTCCAGCTCTACCACCACTACGGTCTCGACGTGACGCCCCCTCCGCCGCTGCCGGACCGCGATTTCGGCCACTTGGCGGGCACGGACGACGCCTGA
- the gcvP gene encoding aminomethyl-transferring glycine dehydrogenase: MTAHRIPLSELEQGIPFEQRHIGPDSEARAKMLAQVGYGSLDELTATAVPDVIKNAEALKLPGARTEAEVLAELRSLADRNQVLDSMIGLGYYGTFTPPVILRNVMENPAWYTAYTPYQPEISQGRLEALLNFQTMVAELTGLPTSGASLLDEGTAAAEAMALSRRMGKNKKGLFLVDADALPQTVAVIETRAEPTGVEVVVADLSEGIPAEIAEREINGVLIQYPGASGAVRDLKPVIEQAHELGAVVTVAADLLALTLLTSPGDLGADIAVGTTQRFGVPMGFGGPHAGYMAVREKFARSLPGRLVGVSVDADGHKAYRLALQTREQHIRREKATSNICTAQVLLAVMAGMYAVYHGPEGLRTIARRTHRYATILAAGLTAGGVEVVHGAYFDTLTVRVPGRAAELVAEARDQGVNVHLMDADHVSISCDETTTRRQVGAVWSAFGVEGDVEALDATAADTLPGALLRTDDYLTHPVFHQHRSETAMLRYLRRLSDRDYALDRGMIPLGSCTMKLNATTEMEPVTWPEFGQLHPFAPAEQAQGYLTLIQELEERLAEVTGYDKVSLQPNAGSQGELAGLLAVRGYHRANGDEQRTVCLIPSSAHGTNAASAVMAGMKVVVVKTADDGEIDVEDLRAKIEQYRDELAVLMITYPSTHGVFEEHVADICAQVHEAGGQVYVDGANLNALVGLAKPGHFGGDVSHLNLHKTFCIPHGGGGPGVGPVGVRAHLAPYLPNHPLQPAAGPETGVGPISAAPWGSAGILPISWAYVRLMGGEGLKRATQVAVLSANYIAKRLEPHYPVLYTGPGGLVAHECIIDLRPLTKATGVTVDDIAKRLIDYGFHAPTMSFPVAGTLMIEPTESEDLTELDRFCEAMIAIRAEIEKVGSGEWAADDNPLRNAPHTAAALGGEWKHGYAREEAVFPAGVSAADKYWPPVRRIDQAFGDRNLVCSCPPLDAYGD, translated from the coding sequence ATGACCGCCCATCGCATTCCGCTCTCCGAGCTCGAACAGGGAATCCCCTTCGAGCAGCGCCACATCGGGCCCGACTCCGAGGCACGGGCCAAGATGCTCGCGCAGGTCGGGTACGGCTCGCTCGACGAGCTGACGGCCACCGCGGTGCCGGACGTCATCAAGAACGCCGAGGCGCTGAAGCTGCCGGGCGCCCGCACCGAGGCCGAGGTCCTGGCCGAACTGCGCTCCCTCGCGGACCGCAACCAGGTGCTCGACTCGATGATCGGCCTCGGTTACTACGGCACGTTCACGCCGCCGGTGATCCTGCGCAACGTCATGGAGAACCCGGCCTGGTATACCGCGTACACCCCCTACCAGCCGGAGATCTCGCAGGGCCGCCTCGAGGCGCTGCTCAACTTCCAGACCATGGTCGCCGAGCTGACCGGGCTGCCGACCTCCGGCGCCTCGCTGCTCGACGAGGGCACGGCCGCCGCCGAGGCCATGGCGCTGTCCCGGCGCATGGGCAAGAACAAGAAGGGCCTGTTCCTGGTCGACGCGGACGCGCTGCCGCAGACCGTCGCCGTCATCGAGACCCGGGCCGAGCCGACCGGCGTCGAGGTCGTCGTCGCCGACCTCAGCGAGGGCATCCCGGCCGAGATCGCCGAGCGCGAGATCAACGGCGTACTGATCCAGTACCCGGGCGCCTCCGGTGCCGTACGCGACCTCAAGCCGGTCATCGAGCAGGCGCACGAGCTCGGTGCGGTCGTCACCGTCGCCGCCGACCTGCTCGCCCTGACCCTGCTCACCTCGCCCGGAGACCTCGGCGCCGACATCGCGGTCGGTACGACGCAGCGCTTCGGTGTGCCGATGGGCTTCGGCGGGCCGCACGCCGGATACATGGCGGTGCGCGAGAAGTTCGCGCGCAGCCTGCCGGGCCGGCTGGTCGGGGTGTCCGTGGACGCGGACGGGCACAAGGCGTACCGCCTCGCCCTGCAGACGCGTGAGCAGCACATCCGTCGCGAGAAGGCGACGAGCAACATCTGTACGGCGCAGGTGCTGCTCGCCGTGATGGCCGGCATGTACGCCGTCTACCACGGTCCCGAGGGTCTGAGGACCATCGCCCGCCGGACCCACCGCTACGCCACGATCCTCGCCGCGGGTCTGACGGCGGGCGGGGTCGAGGTCGTGCACGGCGCGTACTTCGACACGCTGACCGTACGGGTCCCGGGCCGCGCCGCCGAGCTCGTCGCGGAGGCGCGCGACCAGGGTGTCAACGTCCACCTCATGGACGCCGATCACGTGTCGATCTCCTGCGACGAGACCACCACGCGCAGGCAAGTGGGCGCCGTGTGGTCCGCGTTCGGTGTCGAGGGCGATGTCGAGGCGCTGGACGCGACGGCGGCCGACACGCTGCCGGGCGCGCTGCTGCGCACCGACGACTACCTCACGCACCCGGTCTTCCACCAGCACCGGTCCGAGACCGCCATGCTGCGCTACCTGCGCAGGCTCTCCGACCGCGACTACGCGCTGGACCGCGGCATGATCCCGCTGGGCTCCTGCACGATGAAGCTCAACGCCACCACGGAGATGGAGCCGGTCACCTGGCCCGAGTTCGGCCAGCTGCACCCCTTCGCGCCCGCCGAGCAGGCGCAGGGCTACCTCACGCTCATCCAGGAACTGGAGGAGCGGCTTGCCGAGGTCACCGGATACGACAAGGTGTCGCTGCAGCCCAACGCCGGTTCGCAGGGCGAGCTGGCCGGTCTGCTGGCCGTACGCGGCTACCACCGTGCCAACGGCGACGAGCAGCGCACCGTCTGCCTCATCCCGTCCTCCGCGCACGGCACGAACGCCGCGAGCGCCGTGATGGCCGGTATGAAGGTCGTCGTCGTGAAGACGGCGGACGACGGCGAGATCGACGTCGAGGACCTGCGCGCCAAGATCGAGCAGTACCGCGACGAGCTGGCGGTGCTGATGATCACGTACCCCTCGACGCACGGTGTGTTCGAGGAGCATGTCGCCGACATCTGCGCGCAGGTGCACGAGGCGGGCGGCCAGGTCTATGTCGACGGCGCCAACCTCAACGCCCTGGTGGGGCTCGCCAAACCGGGCCACTTCGGCGGTGACGTCTCGCACCTCAATCTGCACAAGACCTTCTGCATCCCGCACGGCGGTGGCGGTCCGGGTGTCGGCCCGGTCGGTGTGCGCGCGCACCTGGCGCCGTACCTGCCGAACCACCCGCTGCAGCCCGCGGCCGGTCCGGAGACCGGTGTCGGCCCGATCTCGGCCGCTCCGTGGGGCTCCGCGGGCATCCTGCCGATCTCGTGGGCGTACGTCCGCCTCATGGGCGGCGAGGGCCTCAAGCGGGCCACGCAGGTGGCGGTGCTCTCCGCCAACTACATCGCCAAGCGCCTGGAGCCGCACTACCCGGTGCTCTACACCGGTCCGGGCGGGCTCGTCGCGCATGAGTGCATCATCGACCTGCGCCCGCTGACCAAGGCGACCGGCGTGACGGTCGACGACATCGCCAAGCGCCTGATCGACTACGGCTTCCACGCGCCGACGATGTCGTTCCCGGTGGCCGGGACGCTGATGATCGAGCCGACCGAGTCCGAGGACCTGACCGAACTCGACCGGTTCTGCGAGGCGATGATCGCGATCCGCGCGGAGATCGAGAAGGTCGGCTCGGGCGAGTGGGCGGCGGACGACAACCCGCTGCGGAACGCGCCGCACACCGCCGCCGCGCTCGGCGGGGAGTGGAAGCACGGGTACGCGCGCGAGGAGGCCGTCTTCCCGGCCGGGGTCTCCGCCGCCGACAAGTACTGGCCGCCGGTGCGCCGCATCGACCAGGCCTTCGGTGACCGGAACCTGGTCTGCTCCTGCCCGCCGCTGGACGCTTACGGGGACTGA